The nucleotide window GTCTGCCCCGAAAGCCCCCAGGACCATGCCCAGCCCCCCGGCACTGCTGACCTCATGGCGGGCGCGAGCAGGCAGGTCCCGGCGTAGCAGGCTCACTCCAGCCATGGCTGCGCCTATACCGGCCTTAGTCAGCCCCTTGGCGGCGTACTTCAGCCGCAGTGGCAAGCGGCTGCCGGTCTTGGTGTCAACGCGGACCTTCGACCAGGAGGAGCCAGCGCGGAAAGCCCGCCGCAAGGACCAGCTGCGGTTGGCGCGGGAGCGCGGCACACGCTTGATCACCACAGCCTTCGCAGCGAAGCGGAGTGTGCCACCGCCCAGCGTCAGCTGGCGGGTGAAGAGGGAGTCCTCTCCGCCCGAAAGCCCGTAGCGGGGGTCGAAGGAGAGTCCCAGACGCTGCACGGTTCGCAGGTCTAGCAACAGGTTGCCGGTGTCGGCGGAGCCGACGATTTCCCCATCGGGGTGGTCCCAGGAGTCAAAGATGCCGCTGGCTTTGACCCATTCATCGGGCTTGCGCTCATAGCGCGGCGGGGTGGGGCCGGTGACGGCGTCGGCGCCGGTGCTTTCCCACATGCCGAGGAGCGCTTTCAGCCAGCCGGACTGGGGTATCTCGTCGTCGTCGATAAAGGCGAGCAGGGTGGAGGGCTCGGACTCCTGGAGTGCCCGGTTGCGTGCGGCCACAATGCCTGGCTCAGGCTCGTGCACGTAGACGACGTCGACGGGAGTGTCCCCCTGCTGGGCCTTGCTGGCGGCCTCAGCTACCGTGTCCGCTGCGCCGCCGTCAGGGTCGTTGTCGATGATGAGTACGCGTGCCTCAACTGCTGTATGCCCCTCGCCGGAGGTTTTGACGCTGGCGGCCTCACGGACCAGGAGTGGTAGTACCTCCGCTAGGTAGGTGTCACGGCGGTAGGTGAGCATCGCTATGGTCAGCCCGACTGGCTG belongs to Actinomyces trachealis and includes:
- a CDS encoding glycosyltransferase family 2 protein, with product MQPVGLTIAMLTYRRDTYLAEVLPLLVREAASVKTSGEGHTAVEARVLIIDNDPDGGAADTVAEAASKAQQGDTPVDVVYVHEPEPGIVAARNRALQESEPSTLLAFIDDDEIPQSGWLKALLGMWESTGADAVTGPTPPRYERKPDEWVKASGIFDSWDHPDGEIVGSADTGNLLLDLRTVQRLGLSFDPRYGLSGGEDSLFTRQLTLGGGTLRFAAKAVVIKRVPRSRANRSWSLRRAFRAGSSWSKVRVDTKTGSRLPLRLKYAAKGLTKAGIGAAMAGVSLLRRDLPARARHEVSSAGGLGMVLGAFGADVREYSRKKSQPHGR